From the Devosia sp. FJ2-5-3 genome, the window AGCCGGACCGTGGCCCCGGCAATGGGCTGAGCCGAACTCAGGCCGCGCACAAAGGCATGCACGCCATCGTCGCCGGCTATGGTCGTCAGCCCCAGATCGGTGACGATGAACCATTGCGTGGCCATATCCGACCAGTAATTCTCGTCGTCTTCGCCCTTCACCTTGGCGGTGATCACATAGGCGCCTGCACTAACCTCGCCCAGCACTTCGGCCACGGGGATGGCCGTCGTCATCAGCGCATTGGAATCGCCCTGCGCCAGATCGACTTCGCCGCTCCAGATCGCCTCGCCAAGCCGGTCGGCAATGTCTTCGGCACCATAAGGGGCGAGTCCGTTCTGGAAAATCCCATCCCGCACGGCCGTCGCAATGGAGCGGTCGCCGATACGATAGATTTCGATTTCCGCCGTCTCGGCATTCACCGAGGTGATGGGCAGACCACCGCCCAGACCGGCTGGCATCACATAGGCATTATTGGCAAAGCCCACGAAGGGGGTGCGGTCGGGAATATAGACACTGAGGTCCACATCCTTGCTCAGTTCCTCGCCATCGGCCGATTGCAGGCCGGCGCGGAACTTTATCGAATAGCGGTTGCCGTGCTGCAGTCCTTCGATACAAATCTGCTCGTGCTCGGTTTCGACCGAAGCCTGCGGCGCATTGGCGACGGAGACGAAGGCCGAAAGATCGGTGCTGCCGAGCGGATTGGAGAAGACGACGCAGACCCGCGGGGCGGCCGGTTCGGCATCCACCACATGGTCGGTAATGCGGAAGCCGTGCTGGGCCACCACTGTGTCCAGATAGTCTTCCAGCACCGCGTCCGGCAACAGCGCCAGGCTCAGGCGGTAGGTGGCGATGGCTTCCCGCCACATCTGGCGATATTCGATGCCATTGGCGAGGGCCCGCAGCGCCATTGCGCGCGCATCCGGTTCGGTGGAGCGCAGGAAGGCATTCATGGCAGCTGCCGTGGCCACCTGCCCCATTTCGGAGCTGTTGTCGCCCGTCGACTGGCCCTTGACCGCGTCGGCGCGGCGCAATGCGGCCTCGGCAAGCGCCTGCCACACCTCGGGATCGTTGGCGTTGATGGCGAGGGCTTGGCGATAGGCCACCACGGCGCCGGCATAATTGTCCGCGGCCGCTTCCTCGTCACCCGAGGCAACGAGGTCGGCATAAACGGCCTTGGGAGCCGGCGCGTCGGTCTGCGGCAGGTCGTTGGCAAAGCGCTTCGCCTGGTCGACCAGCGCCTGCGCCGGGAATGGCAATTCGGAATGACGCGTCGCCTCGATGACGGCCGGCGATGGCGCCCGGGTCACGCGCCCTGAGATCGCTCCGTTGAACGCGGCCTCATCGCCGACGCCGCCTTTGAGGAAGCACCATTTCGACTTATCGTTGAAGGTGAAGGCGCGACAGATATTGTCCTCGGCGCATTGCGCCCGGCAGGCTTCGAGGTCGGTATTTTTGAGGATCGAATAGTCGAACCCGGGGAGGTCGGTGTTTTCCAGCAGGGTGATCTTGGTCTGCGCAGTGGCCGACCCGATCAGCGCCAGGCCGATCAGCATTGCGGCCGCGAAATTCCGTACGGCGCCAAATCCAGCCAGCATGCTGTCCTCCCCTGAACTGCTCGCTGCATATCAATGCCATGGTGCGATAGAAATCAAGCAGAGTTGGAGCGCGGTCGTGGGCCAATTTACCGTTCGGCCCAACGCGTCCACTATCAGCGGCCCATTTCACATTTGAGGCGTCTCAATGCTAACCGTCTGTTAGCACTAGACCACGAAATGCTACGCGCGCCCAATCAAGGAGCGGCCCGTTGACCCGACCCAGTCCAGACCAAATCCGCCTGCCCTTCGTCACCCAGCGCCCGCTTGAAGATGGCTGCGGCGCCAGCGTCCTGCAGATGTTGACCGGCAGGCCGCTTGGCGAGATAGAAGCCCATTTCGGTTGGAAAGACGGGGAGTTACGCCGCTCGACCTGGGACGACATCATCCGCATCCTGCCCCGGTTCGGCTGGCGGTTCGCTGCGCGGCAGGCAGTCGAAAGCTGGGACGACGTCCAGGGCCTCGCCGTCATGCATGTCCACGATGACCACTTCATGCTCTATGATGCCGACAACAGGGTTTTTTACGATCCCTGGGAGTTCGAGGGCCCATCCCTTTCCACAAACCGCAAGCCGATCAGCACCTTAGCGATCTGGAAGCCAGAAGACTGAGCTTATCCCCGGGCAACGAATATCGCTTAAGATCATTGCCATCCGCGTGAAGGAGACCAAGATGAACACAGCCAATCTTCAGCTCGAAGGCCTGCTCATGGCCATCGCCTCCATCAATAAGACACTCGTTTCAAAAGGGATTTTGACGGCAGATGAGATCGAAAAGGCGCTCGCCACGTCAGAGCAGCTGGTCATCGGCGATGAACGGGCCACCGAGGAGCTTTCGCCCGCCAATCGCGACGCCATCGCCTTTCCGATCCGGCTCCTCCGGCTCGCCAACCGCGGCGACGCCGACGCGTCCGCAAGCTTTTCCCAACTCACCAAAATGGTCGGGGAAACCAAAGACCGTTACAACGATCAGCTCTAAGCCTCTCTGGCGCCCAGATTTTTTGCGACTGACGCCAAGGCCTCCGATGGACGCTGAGAGATCATTTCGGTCAGCGGCGCCTTGAGCGTCCAGCGGATATAATCCGCGCCGCGGTCGATAAATGCTTCTCCGCGAAGGGAAAAAGGCACCGCACGTTCCAGAACGACCGAGCCGAACCCCCGGCGCGCACTGTCATCCGGAACGGCCACCGCACTTCCGGTCATCTCGCTCCAGCAGAGTTCGACGAAGTCCTCGCCGTCGCTGGGGAAAATCTTCCACTCGATGACGATTTGTCCTTGGCCGCGCCCCAGCACACCATACTTGACCGAGTTCGTCCCAAGCTCGTGCATGGCCATGCCAAGGTGTTGAACTGCATTGGAATTTAGCGTGACTGGCGGCCCCAGCGTGACCACTTTGTGCTCATTGCCGAAGGCCCCAAGCTGCTGTTCAATCAACTCGGCAAGGCTCGCGCCGCTCCAACCGGAATTGACGAGGAGGTCCTGCGAGCGTGCCAGGGCCAGGATCCGGTCGCGAAGCTGCTGTTCGAAATGCTGGGGCGACTGAGATCGGTTGCTGGTTTCACGAATGATGGAAAGAATCACCGCATACTGGTTCTTGACGCGATGATTGACCTCTTGAAGCAAAAGGCGAATTCGCCGTTCCGCCTCCTTGGTTTGGGTGATGTCCCGTGCGATCTTCGACGCCCCGACAATGCTGCCATCGGCATGTCTGATGGGTGATATGGTCAGCGAAACATCGATCCGGGTGCCATCCTTGCGCAAGCGAACGGTCTCAAAACTCTCGACGCGTTCCCCCCGCCGGATGCGCGCAATGATCTCCGCTTCCTCGTTCTGCAGATGGTGAGGGATCAACATGACCACCGATTTGCCCACCGCCTCCTCGGCGGTATAGCCGAACATGCGTTCGGCGGCGGCGTTCCAGGTCTGGATGATGCTATCGAGGTTCTTGCTGATGATTGCATCGAAGGAACTGTCGACGATTGCCGCCAGGAGATAGGCGGTATGATCATCCGCAGAAATATTATTGCTGGGCGGCACGGGGGTCTGCGGGAACATTTCTACCTAACTGGCTGACATCAACCATACACAGCATTTTTATTGCCCCGAAAACAATCATTTCCCGTGCGCAAAATTGGCTTGCCATTCCGGAGCATTGGCAACCTCACAACGGGCCGGACGTTACTGCCTGGAACAAGCAGCGAGGCCGAAATGCAGGAAAATCATGATTCTGGCGCAGACTTCATCGAAGGCTTTGCCCTGATTGCAGGCGCACTCTGGGTCGGTGGTGCGGCCTTCTTTCTAATTCTGGCATCGATAGGAAGAGGGATGCTCGGGTAAAATATTGATGGAACTCTAGGCAGGCTTTCCGTCGGAACATCGTCAAATGATTCAGCCTGGATTTCACTTCGAGCACCAGGACACACATCCGTAGAGCAATGCGCGATGGACCACGCGCTTACGGTTAAGTCGCGAACGCTGAGAAGGTTGCATAGAAAGTACGCGTCTGACGTCTGTTTCGCGGCCGACACTTGGGGAGGACGGCGCATATAGCCGTCCCTCGGCGGTTATCACCCGTGCTTTTTCCCGGAGGTTTTGAGGTTCGTCGTCATGTTTTTCCGAAACAACGGCCTGACAATCGCCCTTATGCTGGCATTCTTCATGTGCCTCGTTGGCATGGCTCTATCCGGCTGGCTTGCCAATAATGAACTCCTCGCGGAGCACCACCGTCCCGTTCTGGGCCTGTTCAGCTATCTGACGTCGCCAGAATTCCAGTCGGCCCTGTTCGAAAATTGGGAGAGCGAATTTCTCCAGATGGCAGCCTATGTGTTGCTCACAGCAATGCTTTTTCAAAAAGGTTCGGCGGAATCGCGCGATCCGGACGCGGCCAGCGATGAGGCAGAGGATGGCCCGTCCAACAGAGTACGTCCGGATTCCCCATGGCCGGTCAGAGCGGGGGGGCTGATCGGATACCTCTACTCCTATTCTCTCGGAACCGCGCTTTTTGGGCTTTTCGTGATGTCCTTCGTTCTGCACTGGACCGGCAGCGCCGCTGCAGCGAACGCCGAGGCAGCGCTGCACAATATGCCGGAGGTCTCGCTCTGGGAACATTTGACCAGTTCGCAATTGTGGTTCGAATCCTTCCAGAACTGGCAATCGGAATTCCTGGCGACAGCTGCGCTGGTTGTCCTTTCCATATTCCTTCGTCATCGCGGTTCACCCGAGTCCAAGCCTGTCGCGGCGCCGCATCATCAGACCGGCGGATAATCGCACCGTCGTCTGCCCTTCGACCCTCTACTTAACCTATGTTAGCGCATCAATGCCGGACGTCGGTATGGTGGGCGAATCGTCGTGGTGTGCGGTGAGTGTCGTGTCCTCAGTTACAGACGTCAGAATTTTGATCTGCGAAGATGAGTATCTGCTCGCAAGCAGTCTTGCGTCCGACTTCGAGGCACGGGGCGTACAGGTCTTGGCAATCGTCGCACAGGTGGCAGAGGGTGTCGCCTTGCTGGACGAGTTGGTCGACGCGGGACTAAACGCAGCAATTATCGATATTCAACTGATAGACGGCCCCGCCTTCCCCTTGGTCGAGCGCCTCCGTGAGAAGTCCATTTCGGTTGTGTTTTTCAGCGGATATTCGGCCCGCGATTTGCCGGAGAAATATCGCGACTTTCCGGTTGTGACAAAGCCGGGAAACATAGATGAACTGATGCAAGCGCTGGCGCTGGCAATCACCGTCTGACGCCTGACCCGCGACTTCCACGTCGCGGGCCGCAAGAGTTTTGGTGCTGAACCGGAAATGCGAGCGCTATTCCGGCTGCCAGTATTTGGCCAGCGTCGTCGGCGTGTGCATGTTGTTGTAGAGGTATTCCCAGAACGCCTTGCGCTGCTCGGGCTTGACCGTCTTCCAGACCGCGTTCACCGCCATGTCGCCACCGTAATAGGCGTAGACGAACGGCGCGCGGAGATTGTGGCTGAGGAAAGCCAGGCGCGAGCGCATGGTGACCGGGTCCTGGAGAGTCTTGTTCGCGACAATCGGGACGATCTCATCCAGCGACATTCCCTGCGCATGCATCATCCAGGCGGCATTGCAACGCATGGCGCTGCGCAGACGCTGGAGGGCAACGCCCAGCTCATCTTCTGGACCATTGATCCAGTCGAGAAACTCCATGCCATTGTCGGCAATGCCTTCAAAGAGGGCGGAGCTGGCTGAACTCGTGACCACCTGCGCGCCATCGAGCGGCATTGTGCCGTCAGCCACCCGGTTTTCCCGGATGTTCATGTGCACCAGGTGCCCGGGGAACACTTCATGCGTCGCCAGATGCTTCAGCGAGAAGCGGGTGTACGGAAAGTCGAGGTTCAGCAGCACTTTTCGCGTGGGGTAGTCGCAATAGGCCGAGAATGGGACCGCGGTGACGCCTTCCGGCGTCATGCCCTCATGATCATAGGGATACATGGTGGCGGTAACGCTGGTGCGGGCCTCGGCGATCAACTCGTTGAGAACCGAGAGGACCTCGTCAGTGGGAACGCGGGCCTGCGCCTCGTAGCGCTCAAAATCCTCGGAGAGCGTACCGCCGGTGTAGCCAAGCTCGTTGAGCTTTTCGCGGATCGTCGTGCGATAGCCTTCGATTTCAGCATCCGGAACAAGGGTTTGCGGAACACGGATCTGACGGGCTACGCGATCTCCAAAAGAAATCGGCGTGCCATCAAAGGTGTCGAGCAGGGCGAGCAGCGAATCGATCATTTCCGCCACGTAGTCGGCCCGAAGCAGGCTCTCCGACTCAGCGGGCACCCGAGCCGCGAGAGCGCGGAGCTTTTCGCGGGCGTCATCATAGCTGGCCAATGGCAGAGGGGTGACCTCTGCCATGGCGACTGGGATCAGGCCTTCCTTGTTGAGGAAGCCATCGCTGCTTTGCATCGAGCGGTAGAGCGCATCGATGCCAGCCGTGAGTTCAGCGAGTTCCTTGCCGATTTTCATCGCGAAATATCCTTAGACGTGGCCAGCGACGCGCTTTGGCTCATAGGGAGCCTCGAGCTGCGCGATGTCTTCCGGGGTCAGCTTGACTTCGAGCGAGGCAATCGCGTCATCGAACTGATGCAGCTTCGAAATACCGACGATCGGCGCGGTGATGCCGGGGCGACGCGCGACATAAGCATAGGCAATCTGAGCCGCCGGACGGCCATGACGCTCCGCGACCGCACGGACAGCAGCGATGACGGCGTCGTCGGCATCCTTCGTCCGATCATAAAGCGCCTGGGCGGTCTTGTCGGTCTGTGAGCGGGTGGTGTCGGCTTCCGGACGTGCCGCGAGACGACCACGGGCCAGAGGCGACCAGGGCGTAATGCCGATGCCTTCCGAGATGCAGAGCGGGAGCATTTCGCGCTCTTCTTCGCGGTAGATCAGATTGTAGTGGTTCTGCATGCAGACGAACTGCGCCCAACCGTTGGCGCGCTGGATACCGATCGCCTTCATGAACTGCCAGGCATGCATGGACGATGCGCCGAGGTAGCGGACCTTGCCCTGGCGGACGACATCATTGAGTGCATCGAGAGTTTCTTCGAGCGGCGTCTCGTAGTCGAAACGGTGCAGCGAATAGAGGTCGATGTAATCGGTGTTGAGGCGCTTCAACGTGCCATCGATGGAATCGAAAATATGCTTCCGCGAGAGACCGCGATCGTTCACGTCGCCGCTCATCGGATTGTAGAGCTTGGAGCCATAGACGAGCTTGTGGCGCGGAACGTCCTTGAGCACGCGGCCCACAACCTCTTCAGATGCACCAAGCGAATACATGTCAGCCAGATCGAAGAAGTTGATCCCCAGATCGACAGCCTTCTCGATGATCGGACGGGCGGCGGCCTCGTCAAGCACCCACGGCGCCCATGTCGGCGAGCCGAACGTCATGCAGCCCAAGCCCAATTTTGAGATTTTGAGGCCGGTCCGACCGAGATTGACATATTCCATTAGTACACCTTCCGCGGCAATCTTGCTAAATCTGGACTCTAGCATCGGCGGAGCCGCGCGTGAAAGCCCAAAAACCCCGGAGACGATGCTCATAAAAGCAGCTAATTCACAAGCTGCGCGAAAAACTCTCACACCCTATTGCGCTGCTGCGAACGCATGGGTACGGTCAGTGTATCAACCGGATAGAACACATGTTCACCTTCGACCCGTCCAGCATCGACAAGTCCCTCCCCGTACCGATCGGGACGCAGCTGCACGGTCTTCTGAGCTATGTGCTGTCTTTCAGCGACGCCGCCTACGGCACCAAGCTGCCCTCGGTGCGCCAGCTCGCCGCAGAGCTGGGCGTGGCACCGATGACGGTGAACCAGGTTTACCAGCAGCTGCGCGACGAAGGCCTGGTGGAGATGCGGCAGGGCCTTGGTGCGTTCACCATGCGCGACCCGCGCAAGGCGCTCGATGACAACCAGCCCATCAACGCGTTGAGCCGCGACATCGACGCGATCATTGCCAAGGCCGAGGCGCTGGGCGTTTCGCCCATGTCACTTGTGGCCATGATAAATGCCCGCGCACATATGCGGCGCCCGGACACCGGACTGAAGCTTGTTTTCGTGTGCATATTCGAGGGCCCCGGCCGCGACTATGTCGACGATATCCGTCCCGCACTCTCCCCTCTCGACACCATCGAGTTGGTCACTCTTGAAGCCCTCCAGGCCGACGGACCAGAGCATCGGCTCTGCCTTCAGGCTGACCTCGTGATTACCTTCGGCCATCGGGAAGCCGAGGTCCGCAGTGCGGTCAAGGGCGCCTTGGTGCTGGGTCTGCGCTTTCTACCGTCCCAACGCACGCGCCAGACGCTTGCCGGCCTCGACCCACGCTCGCGCGTCGCGGCGGTGACGCACTTCCAGGAATATATCGCGATCATGCGGCCGAGCGTGCGGGAATTTGCCCCGCATGTGTCGGATATTCGCGTGACCTGGTCCTCGGCCCCGGATTTGGCCGAGATCCTTTCAACCTGCGATGCAGTGGTCTTCGCCTCGGGTGCCGATCACGTGGCCCAGATCGTTCGGCCCGGCGTCCAGTGCTTCGAATTCCGGCACGCGCCAGACCCAGGCGCCCTGGAGACAATTCTGGTCCCGAAACTCGCCCAACTGCGTCAATCAAAGGCAAATCCGGGATCTGAAAGACAGACAGCTTAATGTCAAGGAAGGGAACATTATGAAGAAATTTCTACTGACAACCAGTGCGCTTGTCGCGCTGAGCTTCATGCCCATGCATGCAGCCATCGCACAGGACGCAACCACACTCGTCGTCGGCATGGACGTCGATGCCGGCACGCTCGACCCGCGCCTCATGCGCGACACCACGGCTTCGCGCGCCAATGACCTGATCTATTCGGGTCTCGTGCACATCACCCCCAATCTCGAGGCCGTTCCGGACCTCGCCGAGGGATGGGAAAGCCCCGATCCGCAGACGGTCATCTTCAAGCTGCGCCCGGATCTGAAATTCTCCGACGGCAGCCCGCTGACGGCCGATGACGTGGTGTTCACCTACACTACGCTGCTCAACCCGGATCTCAACGCCCCCCAGCGCGCGCTCTACACTCCGATCACCGCGATCGAGGCCGTCGATGCGCAGACCGTCAAGTTCAGCCTGAGCGCACCCTATGCGCCGCTGCTGAGCTATCTCGACGTCGGCATTGTCCCCAAGGCGTTGGTCGAAGGCGGCCATGACATCGCCCTGAACCCGGTCGGCGCCGGCCCGATGAAGCTCGACAGCTGGAACCGCGGCAGCGAAATCACCCTGGTCAAGAACGAGAATTTCTGGGGTGCCGAGCCGGCCTTCGAGAAGGTCTCGCTCAAGATCATCGGCGACAACTCCGCCCGTTCGCAGGCTTTCGAGGCCGGAGACCTGGACGTCATCCAGTCACCGCTGCCGCCCCAGGACATCGAGCGCCTCAAGAACGACGACCGTTTCGGTAATGTCATCATGGCCGGCCTTGGCGTGACCTACGTCAACTTCAACGCCAACGATCCGCTGCTGGCCGACCCGAAGATGCGTCAGGCATTCTCGATGCTGATCGACCAGGAAACCATCGTCAACGACATCTTCCAGGGCGTCGACGAAGTGGCGACCTCGATCATCCTGCCGTCGTCCTGGGCCTATTCGGCCGACATCGTGCAGCCGACCTTCGACGTTGAGGGCGCTGTCGCGCTGTTCAACGAGCTGGGCTGGAGCGACACCAATGGTGACGGCTTCCTTGACAAGGACGGCAAGGCACTCGAAGTCGTGCTGTCGACCCATTCGGAAGACACCAACCGCGTCCAGACCGTGGAGTTCCTCCAGGCCATGTTCGAAATGGCTGGCGTGAAGGCCGTGGCCCAGATCAGCGACTGGCCGAGCTTCTCGACCAACTACGTCCAGCAGGGCAAGCACCAGATCGCCCTGCTCGGCTGGCTGAACATCGTCGATCCCGATCGCCTGATGTTCGCCCAGCTCTCGACCGGTGGCCCGACCAACTGGGGTGGATATTCCAACCCTGAAGTCGACGCCCTGCTGCAGGAAGGTCGCTCGACCCTCGACCAGGCCGGACGCGCCGCTGCCTACCAGAAGGCCGCTGCAATCCTGGCCGAAGAGTTGCCCTACTACATCGTCTCGGCCCAGGGCTATCAGCTGTTCTACAGCAAGGACCTGCCGGTTGAAGTGCAGGCCACTCCGCGCGGCAATCTGCGCGGCCTGATCGGCCTCAACGACTAAGCCAATGGCTTGGGTCGGCGCTCAGGCGCCGGCCCATCCCCGAACGCTCCAGAGCAGGACGACCGTCATGACTTTCAACCAGCGCCTCAGCGCCGAGTTTTACGCGCGGGTTCAACGCGACATTCGCGCAAAAATGTCCCAGCAGGGGATTGATGTCCTCATTCTGGATTCCAATGACGATGTCGTCTACACGACCGGCTTCTCGCACTACTCCAATGAGCGGCCGATTGCCGTCGTCCTGACGGCGACCACGACCTATCTGCTCATCCCAGAGCTTGAGCGGCACCACGCCAGCGCGCAGTATGATGACGCAGAACTGGTGGTCTATTTCGAATTTCCCGGCCGCGACCCCGCATTTGCGGTGCTGGCGCGCACGCTGGGTAATCTCAAGGGGACGATCGGCCACAGTTTCGGCATGTCCAACGGCCGCGTGGCGCAGATCCAGCGTGCCTTCCCGAATGCGCGGATGGCTGCCACGTCCCTCGTCAGCGTGCAGCGCTATATCAAATACCCCGAAGAGCTGGTGTTGCATCGCGAAGCAGCCCGCATCTCCGACAGCATGGTCAATGCCGGTGCGGAACTGATCTCCGAGGCGCTGCGCACCGGCAAAACCATGCCGACCGAAATCGAGATCGAAAACTACATCATCAGCCATGCCCTCGAAACCATGCAGAACGAGCATGAGGACATCATGTATGTCGCGGGCATCGCTGGTGGCCTTGTCTACTCGGGCCTGCGCTCCGCATTTCCGCACGGCATGCCCACAGCCCATCGCCCCCAGCGCGGCGAAAGCATGATCCTCTCGCTCGGTTGCCGAGTTGGGGGACGAGCCGCCGAAAGCGAGCGCACCTTCATCCTCGGCGAACCCAATGCCGAGCAGGAAAAGTTCTACAATCTTTCCCAGGAAGCGCAGGCCATCGGCACGGCAGGCCTTCAACCGGGCGCCACTTGTTCCTCCGCCGATGATCGGGCCCTCAATTTCTATCGGGATCACGGTGTGTTCCAGTTCTGCCCGCATCGCGTCGGCCACGGCATGGGCGTGATGTTCCACGAGCCCCCATGGGTGGAAGGCGGCGACGAAACCGTCCTGCTCCCCGGCATGGTCTGCTCCTCCGAACCGGCGCTCTACGTGCCCGGACTTGGCGGCTTCCGCCTGGCCGATACGGTGCTCGTGACGGCATCGGGCCCGGAAAGCCTCACCAATTATCCCCGCAAGCTGGACGAGGTCATCCTGGGATGACGCTCTTCCGCTCGAACTGAGGTAGGTCGCCATGCTCGCCTACATTGCCCGCCGCCTGCTCCTCCTCATCCCCATGGCCATCGGCATGGTCGTGGTGACCTTTGGCCTGTTGCTCATCATTCCGGGTGATCCGGCCGCTGTGCTTCTGGGACAGGACGCCACTCCCGAGGCGATCCAGAATTTGCGCAATTCTCTTGGCCTCAATGACCCCTGGTTCATTCGGCTGTGGAACTACTTTGCCGCCCTGCTGCAGGGCGACATGGGCCGCTCCATCTTCCAGAACCAGCCGGTGAGCGAGATCATCGCCGGTCGGCTTGGCGCGACCATCGAACTCGCCGTCGTTGCTCTTCTGCTTGCCAGCGTGATCGGCATCACCCTCGGCGTCCTGGCGGCTATCCGTCAGGGCTCCTGGGTCGATACCGTCACCATGCTCTTCGCCCAGCTTGGCGTTTCCATGCCCGTCTACTGGCTGGGTCTTCTGCTCATGCTGCTGTTTGCCGTGCAACTGGGCTGGCTCCCCTCGATCGGCCGCGGCGTGCCAATGCATGAGGCACTCTGGGCGGCGCTGAATGGCCGGCCGCAGGTGCTCTGGGATTCTTTCCGCCATATCGCCCTGCCCGCACTGGCACTGGCGGCCAATTCGGCGGCAATCATCTCCCGGCTCGTCCGCGCCTCCATGCTGGAAGTGCTGCGGGAGGACTTCGTGCGCACCGCCTATGCCAAGGGCCTGCGCAAGGGGCGTGTCGTCGTGCGCCATGCCCTGCGCAATGCGCTGCTGCCCGTGCTCAGCGTCATCGGCCTGCGCTTCGGCGCCCTCCTCGGGGGTGCAGTGCTCACCGAATCCATCTTCGCCTGGCCCGGCCTTGGTCAGCTGACCATCTCCGCCATCTCGCAGCGTGACCTGCCGCTCATTCAAGGCATCGTGCTGACCTTCGCCATCGTGTTCGCCCTCGTGAACCTGATCGTCGACCTTCTCTACGCCGCGGTCGATCCGCGCGTACGCCTCGGATAACGCCCATGCGATTGCCGAAAGCTCTGACCAATATTTCGCTGATCGTGGGCGCGTTGATCACGCTCACCATCATTGTCCTTGCCGTCTTCGCGCCCTGGTTCGCTACCCATGGGGTGGAGCAAATGGACATGCGCAACCGTTTCGCCGGTCCCACCATGGACCACATCCTGGGCACGGACAATTTTGGGCGCGACCTCTGGTCCCGCCTGATCTTTGGGGCACGCATCTCGCTGACCATCGCGGTCATTTCCGTGACCGTTTCGGCAGTGATCGGAACCGTGGTCGGTCTTGCCGCCGGCTATTTCGGTGGCTGGGTAGACCAGCTCCTGATGCGTATTACCGACATCTTCCTCGGCTTCCCGGCGATCGTTCTTGCCCTCGCCATTGTCGCCGTGCTGGGACCGGGCGTCTTCAATGTCGCGCTCGCGATCATCGTGGTGGCGTGGACGGAATATGCCCGCGTGGTGCGCGCCACCACCCT encodes:
- a CDS encoding PAS domain S-box protein is translated as MFPQTPVPPSNNISADDHTAYLLAAIVDSSFDAIISKNLDSIIQTWNAAAERMFGYTAEEAVGKSVVMLIPHHLQNEEAEIIARIRRGERVESFETVRLRKDGTRIDVSLTISPIRHADGSIVGASKIARDITQTKEAERRIRLLLQEVNHRVKNQYAVILSIIRETSNRSQSPQHFEQQLRDRILALARSQDLLVNSGWSGASLAELIEQQLGAFGNEHKVVTLGPPVTLNSNAVQHLGMAMHELGTNSVKYGVLGRGQGQIVIEWKIFPSDGEDFVELCWSEMTGSAVAVPDDSARRGFGSVVLERAVPFSLRGEAFIDRGADYIRWTLKAPLTEMISQRPSEALASVAKNLGAREA
- a CDS encoding DUF6766 family protein encodes the protein MFFRNNGLTIALMLAFFMCLVGMALSGWLANNELLAEHHRPVLGLFSYLTSPEFQSALFENWESEFLQMAAYVLLTAMLFQKGSAESRDPDAASDEAEDGPSNRVRPDSPWPVRAGGLIGYLYSYSLGTALFGLFVMSFVLHWTGSAAAANAEAALHNMPEVSLWEHLTSSQLWFESFQNWQSEFLATAALVVLSIFLRHRGSPESKPVAAPHHQTGG
- a CDS encoding response regulator — its product is MVGESSWCAVSVVSSVTDVRILICEDEYLLASSLASDFEARGVQVLAIVAQVAEGVALLDELVDAGLNAAIIDIQLIDGPAFPLVERLREKSISVVFFSGYSARDLPEKYRDFPVVTKPGNIDELMQALALAITV
- a CDS encoding aldo/keto reductase, with amino-acid sequence MEYVNLGRTGLKISKLGLGCMTFGSPTWAPWVLDEAAARPIIEKAVDLGINFFDLADMYSLGASEEVVGRVLKDVPRHKLVYGSKLYNPMSGDVNDRGLSRKHIFDSIDGTLKRLNTDYIDLYSLHRFDYETPLEETLDALNDVVRQGKVRYLGASSMHAWQFMKAIGIQRANGWAQFVCMQNHYNLIYREEEREMLPLCISEGIGITPWSPLARGRLAARPEADTTRSQTDKTAQALYDRTKDADDAVIAAVRAVAERHGRPAAQIAYAYVARRPGITAPIVGISKLHQFDDAIASLEVKLTPEDIAQLEAPYEPKRVAGHV
- a CDS encoding GntR family transcriptional regulator; this translates as MFTFDPSSIDKSLPVPIGTQLHGLLSYVLSFSDAAYGTKLPSVRQLAAELGVAPMTVNQVYQQLRDEGLVEMRQGLGAFTMRDPRKALDDNQPINALSRDIDAIIAKAEALGVSPMSLVAMINARAHMRRPDTGLKLVFVCIFEGPGRDYVDDIRPALSPLDTIELVTLEALQADGPEHRLCLQADLVITFGHREAEVRSAVKGALVLGLRFLPSQRTRQTLAGLDPRSRVAAVTHFQEYIAIMRPSVREFAPHVSDIRVTWSSAPDLAEILSTCDAVVFASGADHVAQIVRPGVQCFEFRHAPDPGALETILVPKLAQLRQSKANPGSERQTA
- a CDS encoding ABC transporter substrate-binding protein produces the protein MKKFLLTTSALVALSFMPMHAAIAQDATTLVVGMDVDAGTLDPRLMRDTTASRANDLIYSGLVHITPNLEAVPDLAEGWESPDPQTVIFKLRPDLKFSDGSPLTADDVVFTYTTLLNPDLNAPQRALYTPITAIEAVDAQTVKFSLSAPYAPLLSYLDVGIVPKALVEGGHDIALNPVGAGPMKLDSWNRGSEITLVKNENFWGAEPAFEKVSLKIIGDNSARSQAFEAGDLDVIQSPLPPQDIERLKNDDRFGNVIMAGLGVTYVNFNANDPLLADPKMRQAFSMLIDQETIVNDIFQGVDEVATSIILPSSWAYSADIVQPTFDVEGAVALFNELGWSDTNGDGFLDKDGKALEVVLSTHSEDTNRVQTVEFLQAMFEMAGVKAVAQISDWPSFSTNYVQQGKHQIALLGWLNIVDPDRLMFAQLSTGGPTNWGGYSNPEVDALLQEGRSTLDQAGRAAAYQKAAAILAEELPYYIVSAQGYQLFYSKDLPVEVQATPRGNLRGLIGLND
- a CDS encoding Xaa-Pro peptidase family protein, encoding MTFNQRLSAEFYARVQRDIRAKMSQQGIDVLILDSNDDVVYTTGFSHYSNERPIAVVLTATTTYLLIPELERHHASAQYDDAELVVYFEFPGRDPAFAVLARTLGNLKGTIGHSFGMSNGRVAQIQRAFPNARMAATSLVSVQRYIKYPEELVLHREAARISDSMVNAGAELISEALRTGKTMPTEIEIENYIISHALETMQNEHEDIMYVAGIAGGLVYSGLRSAFPHGMPTAHRPQRGESMILSLGCRVGGRAAESERTFILGEPNAEQEKFYNLSQEAQAIGTAGLQPGATCSSADDRALNFYRDHGVFQFCPHRVGHGMGVMFHEPPWVEGGDETVLLPGMVCSSEPALYVPGLGGFRLADTVLVTASGPESLTNYPRKLDEVILG
- a CDS encoding ABC transporter permease — translated: MLAYIARRLLLLIPMAIGMVVVTFGLLLIIPGDPAAVLLGQDATPEAIQNLRNSLGLNDPWFIRLWNYFAALLQGDMGRSIFQNQPVSEIIAGRLGATIELAVVALLLASVIGITLGVLAAIRQGSWVDTVTMLFAQLGVSMPVYWLGLLLMLLFAVQLGWLPSIGRGVPMHEALWAALNGRPQVLWDSFRHIALPALALAANSAAIISRLVRASMLEVLREDFVRTAYAKGLRKGRVVVRHALRNALLPVLSVIGLRFGALLGGAVLTESIFAWPGLGQLTISAISQRDLPLIQGIVLTFAIVFALVNLIVDLLYAAVDPRVRLG